Within Zonotrichia leucophrys gambelii isolate GWCS_2022_RI unplaced genomic scaffold, RI_Zleu_2.0 Scaffold_678_27316, whole genome shotgun sequence, the genomic segment cccgcaaaaatcccattttttttcggattttttcccattttttttcggattttttcccatttttttccgattttttccccattttttgcccatttttcaccattttaaagccccaaatccactcccagttcatcccaatcccagtataaaccagtatggaccagtatggaccagtatggaccggtaaaagcagaaaaaaacccgaaaaaatcccatttttttccgattttttcccatttttttccgattttttcccatttttttccattttttcccccattttttaccaatttttcgccattttttgcccatttttcaccattttagagccccaaatccactcccagttcatcccagtgccctcccagtataaaccagtacaaaccagtatggagcaggaaaaggagaaaaaacccaaaaaatcccttttttgtttttcccgattttttgcccatttttttgcccattttttgcataatttttgcccatttttcaccattttaaagccccaaatccactcccggttcatcccaatcccagtacaaaccagtacaaaccagtacaaattccaaaaaaatttccccaaaaattccctcaaaaaattTGGCGCCAAAATTCGGCaccaaaaatttcccccaaaaatcatgatttttcccaaaaattcggCTCCAAAAAtcgggatttttttcccaaaaatcggaatttttcccaaaaattcggcaccaaaaattgggattttttcccaaaaatcagaatttttccaAAAAGTTCGGCGCCAAAAATcggaattttccccaaaaattcagcaccaaaaatcagaatttttccccaaaaaattcggcaccaaaaatcagatttttcccaaaaatttggCACCAAAAATCgagatttttcccaaaaaaatttggCACCAAAATCGggattttcccaaaaattcggCACCAAAAAtcgggatttttttcccaaaaattcgtCACCAAAAATcgggatttttcccaaaaattcggCACCAAAAtcgggatttttttcccaaaaatcgggatttttccccaaaaaattcggCACCAAAAAtcgggattttttcccaaaaatcggaatttttcccaaaaattcggCACCAAAAATCgggattttttccaaaaaattcGGCgccaaaaatcagaatttttcccaaaaattcagcaccaaaaatcagattttttcctctttttcccaaaaatcggaatttttcccaaaaattcggcaccaaaaattgggatttttccccaaaatttcagcaCCAAAATCATCCAAAATTCCGAATCCCaatgacccaaaatccccatttttcaccccaaaccccccaacttttgccccaaaatccccctttttttccccaaacccaacagtgaccccaaacccaacccaatgACCCAAAATCGCCGTTTTTGACCCCAAATCCAACATTGACCCCAAACCCAACGATCGTCCCAAAAAGTTCACATTTCTGGATCCCATTGACCCAAAATCGCGGTTTTTGGGCCCAAAACCCAACAATGACCCCAAAAACTCAACCCaatgccccaaaatctccattttggaacccaaaacccaacagtgaccccaaaacccaacccaatgCCCCCAAAATTTGACATTTCCGGAACCCATTGCCCCAAAATCTcttgcctgtgacattccagctctggaacagtcTGGAGACTCTTGAAAAGTCCAcatggaacctctctgagggcctgtgaaaaatctgatccttagcaggaaaccatcaccagccccctaTTGGTATGGTCAGTTTCCATAGCAACAATCACCAGCTCCCTGatgctatggtcagtttccatggcaacaatCACCAGCCCCCcgttgctatggtcagtttccatggcaaaaatcaccagccccctgttgctatggtcagtttccatggcaaccatcaccagccccctgttgctatggtcagtcccttggcagctccatggagaccccatgccaggggtggttgccatggacaccagctcaggcctgcagccacagcccgttgccatggcaaccattggcagccccatccccaggctcatgggatcccagaaccacagaattggctgagctgggagggacccagcaggatcctccagtccaactgctggccctgcacaggacaccccaacaatgccagcctgggcctggcagtgctgtccaaacgctgctgcagctcagagagccctggagctgggacccttccctggggagcctgggcagggccccagcagcctctgggcaaaaaccttttcctgacatccaacctgagcctgccccgactcagctgcagccgttccctccactcctgtccctgggcaccagagggaagaggttcccacagccccagccagggacccgctcccaaggctgttgccatggccaccagggctgggaccagctgggatgctcggttttCACGGGCCggggttcaggaatgggattccccaatttcctgcccCTGCTAAAACcgtgctgccctcctgcctcccatggaaagcacaaaaggcaaagattccgggctgagataagaacaatttattgataacagaagggacTGTTTACAGGAAAAACTACAACACAACTCACTGAGTATGCCTGGCCACAATTTCCCCTTCCTGGAAATTtcatccttctcctcagggagagagagagtccATTTCCTGTCCCTAGCAATGACCTGATGTGGTAGTGAATGTAATGAAAGGGCCATGGCTGGACCTCCATGTTATTCCATCCCATATCATGTCAttggcagggacaggaaaaggtaACGGTGTCTTGCCAGCATGGATCATGGGGAACATGGATCATCAGGGCTCTTTCACAATGTGGATACTCCAATGATTGGAGTTGGGGCAGTGCACAAAATCCTCCTGCACTTGGGGCATTGGAGACCTTCCCTTAGTGGTGCCTCCGTTGGTGACTGGTCAagtgagagctctgggtgaagctcttcccacactgtggacactcgtagggcctctccccagtgtggatgcgttggtgggtgatgaggtgggagttgtgcttgaagcccttcccgcacTCAGGGCAGTGGAAGGGCCGCTCATCCGTGTGAATCCGCTCATGcaggaggagattggagctggtgtgaaacctcttcccacaggttgggcactcgtagggcctctccccagtgtgggtgCGCCAGTGCCTGATGAGGTTGGAGttttgcttgaagcccttcccacactcagggcagcggaagggcctctcctctgtgtgaatctgctggtgctggaggagatcGGAGTTGATCTGAAACCTCCTCTGACACTGGagacactcatagggcctctccccagtgtggatgtgtTGGTTGATGGCGAGGGCGGAGCTGTatctgaagcccttcccacattccccacactcgtagggccattccccagtgtggatcatctggtggctgatcagggtgctgctctgcctgaagttcttcccacactccaagcacttgtagGCTTCTCGacatcatgaagctgctcatggaccaccagctctgagctctggctgaagctatgtccaccttcctggctcaggaagggtctttcctcctcagagcaccccagaatgggtttggagcccctcttCCTATGGAATCtgtggggattttcctccccgTTGGATTCCTGTGCTCTGGAGTCACTCATAACAGCCTCTTCCTTgaggttctgctgtggggatttgtcctccctggtCCCAATCCTCAGTCCCTTCTCTGGGGgaagaaagacaaggagaggatgggatttgcctccctgccagagggaaggggaaggagatccccccagtgcatccccagcaggacggggttggcagcagggttgtcctgcagccgggggccgtgctgggctgggagatggatcaggagagagggggaaaggggcactgacttcctcctcaccgGCCCGGGTATCCCAGGgattcttcctcttcctcgcagcctcctcctccatctggcaaaggtttgggaatgggaaatcctgttttggGAGAATAACAAAGGATGAGCACATTGagatttgtactggtttgaaggcaaacctggggaACGTCTGAACCagaattgcaattaaaaaacaaaatgatgATTAAGTCAATGATATAGAAACCCTGCCctaaactgacagagtcagaatataacctgacaccctgttggtcagggtggtggcagcagtcccattaaatggtggctgcagtccgGTTGGAGTGATGAAGgtgattctgtcagagcagtgatcctgtagaagggtctggtcttcctctgaaggtccagtggtggttatggagatgttgtcctctgggaatccagcaggcaagctgctcctggtgttaaaagcctcagcttatatccaggtaggaatgtttagatcctccccctgggcggagcatcccacaatgggatgatggaattttatcagtcctgcagtgacactcaatggcccattagcagaagatatctcccctggagggcgttatcagggctgagtcatggaagagataaagaaccctgccccacctgtttatagcagttgatgaagatggggattgacaacatgcatttggttacatattgcatggcaacctgaaacagtggggtaatccctgctcagggggtgaacaccacctcCCTTACCtaaactggctcaggtgtaaaacccccacacacaggggacaatgtcacacttgccctgctccaggggaggtgtctgtcccttgtcactcatcttttctctttctttccatctctctacctcacatttactgttcaataaaatccattttgcatTTGGTATCATTAGCACCTTAATTGGGCAGAGGAATCTCTCTAACAATTTGCATAACCAGACTGTGACATTATTTTTGCACAGTGTGTTTAGGCGCTGTTCtctgaccccaagtgcctttgacaacatcATGGCTCCCTCCACTGACGAGGTTGTGGTTCTCtctggaagaactcttggaaacttggacaccgtccctccttcctcctggggagCTTATGGAGCTTATAaaagttttttctctttatgggagaaatgatgaggaaaatggcttttatgggtggccagtgtaaagaaaataatttgctgtctttccttataaagttgttaaaatcactggaggaaagggagcaaatgTTACCATtgagactgacaaggttcattcaccccACGGTGAGGAACACAAGGTGGCTAAAAGTCCCAgaagaagcccagctcaagtagATAAATTTCCGAATaagtcctgaattcccaggaCTGGGGGCTTTACCAAATGTGacaatcatttttctctttatccctGTCAGCTTTGTGACTGCTACACAGAgctttccattccttttaatAATCTGCATTGGGCCAAATTTCCACTTTCCTTTTATCggaacctgccagcagctgagctggagatgTGCAGGAAGCAATGAATATTGGAATTGCCACATCACGGCTTGGATTGTCAGTTTATtcatgtttgggatttgtttgccCTTTCATCACAAGTTACTTGTGGGAAGACCATATATTCTTCAAAGTGATTTTGCAGAGTCAAGTTTGATTTCTGCCTAGTTTATTTTGTCCAATGCCCAGAGGATGCtcaaggggtctctgtgcctctcgcactgggggatgcttgggaggggtttgggggggtttttcctgtccctgtcaccccaggccattcctcAGGGGTTCTCCATCATTCTCACCCCAGGGAacacctgtgccagggggtgctcggggcagtctctgtccctctcagcccagggaatgcttgggggtctctgtcccctcaccctgggggatgctcagggggtctccatccctctggcctcaggcaatgc encodes:
- the LOC135441916 gene encoding zinc finger protein 239-like, translating into ADPQSPAAPERNLGLGPGDGSAPGGSPSPLPSPGADGGSPTSSRCCGAAGQSGGKGGPVLGAEEMREEEEGEEEQERENRGARSARTPSLQHPLPREHRPQPRAAAYKCLECGKNFRQSSTLISHQMIHTGEWPYECGECGKGFRYSSALAINQHIHTGERPYECLQCQRRFQINSDLLQHQQIHTEERPFRCPECGKGFKQNSNLIRHWRTHTGERPYECPTCGKRFHTSSNLLLHERIHTDERPFHCPECGKGFKHNSHLITHQRIHTGERPYECPQCGKSFTQSSHLTSHQRRHH